The Streptomyces europaeiscabiei genome window below encodes:
- a CDS encoding histidine phosphatase family protein, with protein MARPRRIILVRHGESTGNVDDTVYEREPDHALALTDLGWQQAEETGKRIRDVLGRERVSVYVSPYRRTHETFQAFHLDPEQVRVREEPRLREQDWGNWQDPGDVRLQKAYRDAYGHFFYRFAQGESGADVYDRVGGFLESLFRSFEDPDHPPNVLLVTHGLAMRLFCMRWFHWTVAEFESLSNPGNAEMRLLVLGEDGKYALDRPFDRWRNPESYGATG; from the coding sequence ATGGCACGACCACGGCGCATCATCCTTGTCCGACACGGCGAGTCAACGGGCAATGTTGATGACACCGTGTACGAGCGCGAGCCCGACCACGCTCTCGCGCTCACCGATCTCGGCTGGCAGCAGGCTGAGGAGACCGGAAAACGCATCCGCGACGTCCTCGGCCGAGAGCGCGTCAGCGTCTACGTCTCGCCGTACCGCCGTACGCACGAGACGTTCCAGGCGTTTCATCTGGACCCCGAGCAGGTCCGCGTGCGCGAGGAGCCCAGGCTGCGCGAGCAGGACTGGGGCAACTGGCAGGACCCCGGCGACGTGCGACTCCAGAAGGCCTACCGGGACGCGTACGGGCACTTCTTCTACCGCTTCGCGCAGGGGGAGTCCGGCGCCGATGTGTACGACCGGGTCGGCGGTTTCCTGGAGAGCCTGTTCCGCAGCTTCGAGGACCCCGACCACCCGCCGAACGTCCTGCTGGTCACCCATGGGCTCGCCATGCGGCTGTTCTGCATGCGCTGGTTCCACTGGACGGTGGCGGAGTTCGAGTCGCTGTCGAATCCCGGGAACGCGGAGATGCGGCTGCTCGTTCTGGGGGAGGACGGCAAGTACGCGCTCGACCGACCGTTCGACCGCTGGCGGAACCCGGAATCGTACGGGGCCACCGGATAG